A window of the Pedobacter frigiditerrae genome harbors these coding sequences:
- a CDS encoding M1 family metallopeptidase: MLKITTKQFLMAVVLGMCSLTSFAQTTTPPATNYVPSDAFGPLFYTQNGNEYRSASGAPGAKYWQNRVDYNITANLDTAKNMVSGTITITYKNNSPDKLPYLWLQLDQNTFKETSRGYQVTPSRSRYGAQGEKFDGGYKIDGITVSQKAAPVKFTSLVEDTRMQIRLDQPMAANGDVVTVKMNYSYVVPKEGSDRTGHLTTKNGEIYAIAQWFPRMCVYDDVIGWNTLPYWGGGEFYCEYGDINFAITAPANHIVMGSGELLNPQEVFTAEQLKRWNAAKLSNATVHIRSAAEVLDPKSRPAGAKLTWKFKITNARDAAWASSKSFILDAARINLPSGKKSLAVDAHPVESDGMDAYGRGVEYVKTTIEHYSKMWYEYPYPMAVNVATNIGGMEYPGIVFCGWTAKKSGAWGVIDHEFGHTWFPMIVGSNERKYGWMDEGFNTFINGISQAEFNKGEYKPARPTNMNAIGKNNIGNSRFENIMLMPDGMQEANIGINLYSKPGWGLNILRDQILGKDRFDYAFRQYIKNWAFKHPTPTDFFRSMENGAGEDLAWFWRGWFLNNWKSDQGLGNVKAVMKDGKIEAYTIQVKNLEKLPMPIILQITTKSGKKDIVKVPVDVWMKNTTWSVRYPTTEEITGVLIDPDKVLPDGNPDNNTWNADGASAAATTPPANLDVFVGNYSNPEAPIKIAITKANGGLMAQLGTQPAFALKFSSGTTFVFEQGNLEFTFNAAKNEMTLSAQGQDFVFTKDK, encoded by the coding sequence ATGCTTAAAATTACAACCAAACAATTTTTAATGGCTGTGGTGCTTGGTATGTGTAGCTTAACTAGCTTTGCACAAACTACAACACCCCCAGCTACAAACTATGTTCCGTCTGATGCTTTCGGACCATTATTCTATACCCAAAATGGAAACGAGTATCGCTCAGCTAGTGGTGCTCCAGGTGCTAAATATTGGCAAAACAGAGTTGATTATAACATCACGGCCAACTTAGATACCGCAAAAAATATGGTGAGTGGTACCATCACCATCACCTATAAAAACAACAGTCCAGATAAGTTACCTTATTTATGGTTGCAGTTAGACCAAAATACTTTTAAGGAAACTTCTCGTGGTTACCAAGTAACACCTTCACGTAGTCGTTATGGTGCGCAAGGCGAAAAATTTGATGGTGGTTATAAAATTGATGGTATTACTGTTTCACAAAAAGCAGCGCCAGTTAAATTTACTTCATTGGTAGAAGATACACGTATGCAAATCCGTTTAGATCAACCTATGGCAGCCAACGGCGATGTGGTTACCGTTAAAATGAATTATTCTTACGTAGTTCCTAAAGAAGGTTCTGACAGAACAGGTCATTTGACTACCAAGAATGGAGAAATCTACGCAATTGCACAATGGTTCCCACGTATGTGTGTGTATGATGATGTAATTGGATGGAATACCTTACCTTATTGGGGTGGTGGCGAATTCTATTGCGAATATGGCGATATCAACTTCGCTATTACAGCTCCGGCAAACCATATTGTAATGGGTTCAGGAGAATTATTAAATCCACAAGAAGTATTTACTGCAGAACAATTGAAAAGATGGAATGCAGCAAAATTAAGTAATGCAACAGTACACATCCGCTCTGCTGCAGAGGTTTTAGATCCTAAATCTCGTCCTGCAGGTGCCAAGCTAACCTGGAAATTTAAAATTACCAATGCTCGTGATGCTGCTTGGGCTTCATCAAAATCATTTATATTAGATGCTGCTCGTATCAATTTACCTAGCGGAAAAAAATCTTTGGCAGTTGATGCACATCCGGTTGAAAGTGATGGAATGGATGCTTATGGTAGAGGTGTAGAATATGTAAAAACTACAATTGAGCATTATTCGAAAATGTGGTACGAATATCCATACCCTATGGCTGTTAACGTAGCCACCAATATTGGTGGTATGGAATATCCAGGTATTGTGTTTTGTGGCTGGACTGCCAAAAAAAGTGGTGCTTGGGGTGTAATTGATCACGAATTTGGCCATACTTGGTTCCCAATGATTGTGGGTTCTAACGAGCGTAAATACGGATGGATGGACGAAGGTTTTAATACCTTTATCAATGGTATTTCTCAAGCAGAATTTAACAAGGGAGAATACAAGCCAGCTCGTCCAACTAACATGAATGCCATTGGTAAAAACAACATTGGTAATTCACGTTTTGAAAACATCATGTTAATGCCAGATGGAATGCAGGAAGCTAACATCGGTATCAATTTATACAGTAAACCAGGATGGGGATTAAATATCCTACGTGATCAGATTTTAGGAAAAGACCGTTTTGATTACGCTTTTAGACAATACATTAAAAACTGGGCATTTAAACATCCAACACCTACAGACTTTTTCCGTTCTATGGAAAATGGGGCAGGAGAAGATTTAGCTTGGTTCTGGAGAGGTTGGTTCTTAAACAATTGGAAAAGCGACCAAGGTTTAGGTAATGTAAAAGCTGTAATGAAAGATGGTAAAATTGAAGCTTACACCATCCAAGTTAAAAATTTGGAGAAATTACCAATGCCTATCATTTTACAAATCACTACTAAAAGCGGTAAAAAAGACATCGTAAAAGTTCCTGTAGATGTTTGGATGAAAAACACTACTTGGTCGGTTCGTTACCCAACAACAGAAGAAATTACAGGCGTTTTAATCGACCCTGATAAAGTTTTACCTGATGGGAACCCTGATAACAATACATGGAATGCGGATGGTGCCTCAGCTGCTGCTACAACACCTCCAGCTAATTTGGATGTCTTTGTAGGTAATTACTCAAATCCGGAAGCGCCAATTAAAATTGCCATTACTAAAGCGAATGGTGGTTTAATGGCTCAGTTAGGTACACAACCTGCTTTTGCCTTAAAATTCTCTTCGGGTACAACTTTTGTATTTGAGCAAGGAAATTTAGAGTTTACTTTTAACGCTGCTAAAAACGAAATGACATTGTCTGCACAAGGACAAGATTTTGTTTTTACAAAAGATAAGTAA